Proteins co-encoded in one Prescottella sp. R16 genomic window:
- the crgA gene encoding cell division protein CrgA gives MPKSKVRKKTDYTINPANRTPVKVKAGPSSALYVSVMLGFMLVGLAWLIVYYLAAENITWMNDLGAYNFLIGFGFMVVGLVMTMKWR, from the coding sequence ATGCCGAAGTCGAAGGTCCGGAAGAAGACCGATTACACGATCAATCCCGCGAACCGCACCCCGGTGAAGGTGAAGGCCGGTCCGTCGAGTGCGCTGTACGTGTCGGTGATGCTCGGATTCATGCTCGTCGGCCTGGCATGGCTGATCGTGTACTACTTGGCCGCCGAGAACATCACCTGGATGAACGATCTGGGTGCGTACAACTTCCTGATCGGCTTCGGATTCATGGTCGTCGGTCTCGTCATGACCATGAAATGGCGCTGA
- a CDS encoding DUF881 domain-containing protein, translating into MEQRPPGARRPRFGFWSVAVLVVCLVAGLLLATTREVSHGNEIRAADSTRLSDLVRRAQVDVDRAADARDDLADRVQRLQEDAAGTDSRVAEVLAESGDLAAAAGLTPLTGPGIVVTLTDAPRDADGKYPSGASPDDLVVHQQDVQSVLNALWAGGAEAIAMQDQRIVNTSAPRCIGNTLLLHGRTYSPPYVVTAIGDPARLAATLANEPGIKMFKQYAVRYGLGYTQQESDRLTVPAYTGQLHTEYAQPVA; encoded by the coding sequence GTGGAGCAACGACCACCGGGTGCACGACGACCGCGGTTCGGGTTCTGGTCCGTCGCCGTGCTGGTGGTGTGTCTCGTCGCCGGACTGCTGCTGGCGACCACCCGGGAGGTGTCGCACGGCAACGAGATCCGGGCCGCCGACTCGACCCGCCTGTCCGATCTGGTGCGGCGCGCGCAGGTCGACGTCGACCGGGCCGCGGACGCCCGCGACGATCTCGCCGACCGGGTGCAGCGCCTGCAGGAGGACGCGGCGGGCACCGACAGCCGGGTCGCGGAAGTACTCGCCGAATCCGGTGACCTCGCTGCCGCCGCCGGACTGACCCCGCTCACCGGACCCGGCATCGTCGTCACCCTCACCGACGCGCCCCGCGACGCCGACGGCAAATATCCGTCGGGGGCATCCCCCGACGATCTCGTCGTCCACCAGCAGGACGTGCAGAGCGTCCTCAACGCACTGTGGGCCGGTGGCGCCGAGGCGATCGCGATGCAGGACCAACGGATCGTGAACACGTCCGCCCCCCGGTGCATCGGGAACACGCTGCTGCTGCACGGGCGCACCTACAGCCCGCCGTACGTGGTCACCGCGATCGGGGACCCGGCCCGGCTCGCGGCGACCCTCGCGAACGAGCCCGGCATCAAGATGTTCAAGCAGTACGCGGTCCGGTACGGGCTGGGCTACACGCAGCAGGAATCGGACCGGCTCACCGTGCCCGCCTACACCGGGCAACTGCACACCGAGTACGCACAGCCGGTGGCCTGA
- a CDS encoding aminodeoxychorismate/anthranilate synthase component II codes for MRILVVDNYDSFVFNLVQYLGQLGTQAEVWRNDDPRLTGADAIASAAADFDGILLSPGPGTPQRAGATMPLVDACAAARTPLLGVCLGHQAIGAAFGATVDRAPELLHGKTSLVHHNDQGVLAGLPDPFTATRYHSLTVLENTIPAELEVTAHTDSGIVMAMRHRELPIHGVQFHPESVLTQGGHRMLANWLGMCGQAPAETLVATLEDEVARSLGDALAR; via the coding sequence ATGCGCATCCTCGTCGTCGACAACTACGACAGCTTCGTGTTCAACCTGGTCCAGTACCTGGGTCAGCTCGGAACGCAGGCCGAAGTGTGGCGCAACGACGACCCCCGGCTGACCGGGGCCGACGCGATCGCGTCCGCCGCCGCCGACTTCGACGGCATCCTGCTCAGCCCCGGACCGGGCACCCCGCAGCGGGCCGGGGCGACGATGCCGCTGGTCGACGCGTGCGCGGCCGCCCGGACCCCGCTGCTCGGCGTGTGCCTGGGGCATCAGGCGATCGGCGCCGCGTTCGGTGCCACCGTCGACCGGGCCCCGGAACTGTTGCACGGCAAGACCAGCCTGGTCCACCACAACGACCAGGGTGTCCTGGCCGGGCTGCCCGACCCCTTCACCGCCACCCGCTACCACTCGCTGACCGTCCTCGAGAACACCATCCCCGCGGAACTGGAGGTCACCGCCCACACCGACAGCGGCATCGTCATGGCGATGCGGCACCGGGAACTGCCCATCCACGGCGTGCAGTTCCATCCCGAATCGGTGCTCACGCAGGGCGGCCACCGGATGCTCGCGAACTGGCTCGGGATGTGCGGGCAGGCGCCCGCCGAGACGCTCGTCGCGACCCTCGAGGACGAGGTCGCCCGCTCGCTCGGCGACGCCCTCGCCCGCTAG
- the pknB gene encoding Stk1 family PASTA domain-containing Ser/Thr kinase: protein MTTPRNLSSRYELGETLGFGGMSEVHRARDLRLSRDVAVKVLRADLARDPTFYLRFRREAQNAAALNHPAIVAVYDTGEAETDSGPLPYIVMEYVDGDTLRDIVRAEGPMAPRRAMEVVADVCAALDFSHRNGIVHRDIKPANIMINRAGAVKVMDFGIARAIADGTSTMTQTAAVIGTAQYLSPEQARGEQVDARSDVYSLGCVLFEILTGEPPFTGDSPVAVAYQHVREDPRTPSLVNPAIPPVLDSVILKAMSKNPANRYQSAAEMRSDLVRILGGQRPSAPMVLSNEERTTMFGPAADDDTSSGYTPESARTATVTATPQVITPSKPAKKSNTTRTVLLSLAALIVVGIIGAFAFSVLSTPAKVTVPNVAGRSQAEAVAMLRDAKLDSTIQSRPDAVVAVGNAIGTNPSAGTSVDENSKVTLQVSSGPEQVQVPKLTGMSQDDAVQALAAVGLRLDSEIGRAPSDPDQLDKVTGQEPSTGAKVNLDSTVAITLGSGPEQVRVPNVVGQTVDVAQPNIEGAGFKVEVEKVDSGKPEGQVVAMTPTGGSSAAKGDTIRLQVSNGKLFTMPDLTQMTPAQAVDALRRAGWTGSSNQLSQKKQPTLDTDLVGKIVGQQQSPGSDVAKNETLTVLVGELGIPR from the coding sequence GTCGCCGTGAAGGTGCTGCGCGCCGACCTCGCCCGCGATCCCACGTTCTACCTGCGGTTCCGCCGCGAGGCACAGAACGCGGCGGCGCTGAACCATCCGGCGATCGTCGCGGTCTACGACACCGGTGAGGCGGAGACGGACAGCGGTCCGCTGCCGTACATCGTGATGGAGTACGTCGACGGTGACACGCTGCGCGACATCGTCCGCGCCGAGGGGCCGATGGCGCCGCGGCGGGCGATGGAGGTCGTCGCCGACGTGTGTGCGGCGCTCGACTTCAGTCACCGCAACGGCATCGTGCACCGGGACATCAAGCCCGCCAACATCATGATCAACCGTGCCGGTGCGGTGAAGGTGATGGATTTCGGTATCGCCCGCGCCATCGCCGACGGCACGAGCACGATGACGCAGACGGCCGCGGTGATCGGCACCGCACAGTATCTGTCGCCGGAGCAGGCTCGTGGCGAGCAGGTCGACGCCCGCTCGGACGTCTACTCGCTCGGCTGTGTGCTGTTCGAGATCCTCACCGGGGAGCCGCCGTTCACGGGGGATTCGCCGGTGGCGGTGGCCTACCAGCACGTGCGGGAGGATCCGAGGACGCCGTCACTGGTGAATCCGGCGATCCCGCCGGTGCTGGATTCGGTGATCCTCAAGGCGATGAGCAAAAATCCCGCCAACCGGTATCAGAGTGCCGCGGAGATGCGCAGCGATCTGGTGCGGATACTCGGCGGGCAGCGTCCGAGCGCCCCGATGGTGCTCTCCAACGAGGAACGAACCACGATGTTCGGGCCCGCCGCAGACGACGACACCAGCTCCGGATACACCCCGGAGTCGGCACGCACGGCGACCGTGACGGCCACCCCACAGGTGATCACCCCGTCGAAGCCGGCGAAGAAGTCGAACACCACCCGCACCGTGCTGCTCTCGCTGGCGGCGCTGATCGTGGTCGGCATCATCGGCGCGTTCGCGTTCTCGGTGCTGTCGACGCCGGCGAAGGTGACGGTGCCGAACGTCGCGGGCCGCAGCCAGGCGGAGGCGGTCGCAATGCTGCGTGACGCCAAACTCGATTCGACGATCCAGTCCCGGCCGGACGCGGTCGTCGCGGTCGGCAACGCCATCGGCACCAATCCGTCGGCGGGCACGTCGGTCGACGAGAACAGCAAGGTCACCCTGCAGGTGTCGTCGGGTCCCGAGCAGGTGCAGGTACCGAAGTTGACGGGGATGAGCCAGGACGACGCCGTCCAGGCGCTCGCCGCGGTCGGTCTGCGGCTCGACTCCGAGATCGGCCGGGCACCGTCGGATCCGGACCAGCTCGACAAGGTGACCGGTCAGGAACCGTCGACCGGTGCGAAGGTGAATCTGGATTCGACGGTGGCGATCACCCTCGGTTCCGGCCCCGAACAGGTACGGGTCCCGAACGTCGTCGGTCAGACCGTCGACGTGGCGCAGCCGAACATCGAGGGCGCCGGCTTCAAGGTGGAGGTCGAGAAGGTCGATTCCGGGAAGCCGGAGGGGCAGGTCGTCGCGATGACGCCGACCGGTGGCTCGTCCGCCGCGAAGGGCGACACGATCCGGCTCCAGGTGTCGAACGGCAAGCTGTTCACGATGCCGGATCTGACGCAGATGACGCCGGCGCAGGCGGTGGACGCGCTGCGTCGGGCCGGTTGGACCGGGTCGTCGAATCAGCTGTCGCAGAAGAAGCAGCCGACGTTGGACACCGACCTGGTCGGCAAGATCGTCGGGCAGCAGCAGTCACCGGGCAGTGACGTCGCGAAGAACGAGACGCTGACGGTCCTCGTCGGCGAACTCGGTATCCCCCGGTAG